The following proteins are encoded in a genomic region of Loxodonta africana isolate mLoxAfr1 chromosome 27, mLoxAfr1.hap2, whole genome shotgun sequence:
- the NUDT16 gene encoding U8 snoRNA-decapping enzyme isoform X2, producing the protein MAGSRRLELAEALALGPRWRHACHALLYAPDKGLLFGRIPLRYAVLMQMRFDGRLGFPGGFVDAQDDSLEDGLNRELREELGEAAAAFRVERTDYRSSHAASGQRVVAHFYAKRLTPEQLAAVEAGAPRAKDHGLEVGPAGRSCPTSIRSRPCPPLLWQSLTVGRCWAWCGCPCIP; encoded by the exons ATGGCCGGGAGCCGCCGCCTGGAGCTGGCCGAGGCCCTGGCGCTGGGGCCCCGCTGGCGACACGCGTGCCACGCACTGCTCTACGCGCCCGACAAGGGGCTGCTCTTCGGCCGCATCCCGCTGCGCTATGCTGTACTG ATGCAGATGCGCTTCGATGGGCGCCTGGGCTTCCCCGGCGGCTTCGTGGACGCGCAGGACGACAGCCTGGAGGATGGGCTGAACCGCGAGCTGCGCGAGGAGCTGGGCGAGGCCGCGGCCGCCTTCCGCGTGGAGCGCACCGACTACCGCAGCTCTCACGCCGCGTCCGGGCAGCGCGTCGTGGCCCATTTCTACGCCAAGCGCCTGACGCCCGAGCAGCTGGCAGCGGTGGAGGCCGGTGCACCGCGCGCTAAGGACCACGGGCTGGAGGTGGGACCAGCCGGCAGATCCTGCCCCACATCCATCCGATCACGCCCATGCCCTCCTCTTCTCTGGCAAAGCCTCACTGTAGGCAG GTGCTGGGCCTGGTGCGGGTGCCCCTGTATACCCTGA
- the NUDT16 gene encoding U8 snoRNA-decapping enzyme isoform X1, with protein sequence MAGSRRLELAEALALGPRWRHACHALLYAPDKGLLFGRIPLRYAVLMQMRFDGRLGFPGGFVDAQDDSLEDGLNRELREELGEAAAAFRVERTDYRSSHAASGQRVVAHFYAKRLTPEQLAAVEAGAPRAKDHGLEVLGLVRVPLYTLRDGVGGLPAFLENSFIGAAREQLLEALQDLGLLESGSLQGLKISARH encoded by the exons ATGGCCGGGAGCCGCCGCCTGGAGCTGGCCGAGGCCCTGGCGCTGGGGCCCCGCTGGCGACACGCGTGCCACGCACTGCTCTACGCGCCCGACAAGGGGCTGCTCTTCGGCCGCATCCCGCTGCGCTATGCTGTACTG ATGCAGATGCGCTTCGATGGGCGCCTGGGCTTCCCCGGCGGCTTCGTGGACGCGCAGGACGACAGCCTGGAGGATGGGCTGAACCGCGAGCTGCGCGAGGAGCTGGGCGAGGCCGCGGCCGCCTTCCGCGTGGAGCGCACCGACTACCGCAGCTCTCACGCCGCGTCCGGGCAGCGCGTCGTGGCCCATTTCTACGCCAAGCGCCTGACGCCCGAGCAGCTGGCAGCGGTGGAGGCCGGTGCACCGCGCGCTAAGGACCACGGGCTGGAG GTGCTGGGCCTGGTGCGGGTGCCCCTGTATACCCTGAGGGATGGCGTGGGAGGCCTGCCCGCCTTCCTAGAAAATTCCTTTATTGGCGCTGCGCGGGAGCAACTGCTGGAAGCTCTCCAGGACTTGGGATTGCTGGAGTCTGGATCCCTCCAGGGCCTTAAGATCTCAGCTCGTCACTAG